The sequence ttaacattttctttaaaattgataaaaaatttcttaaaaataaaattttttaaatattttttaattaaaaatttttttatacttttaaaattaaaaataaattaataaataaattaaaattttagaaaatttatattttataaacaaataaacaggttaatattaagaattatttataaaaatatttataaatttatatttaaaataaaaaaataggttaatattaagaattattaattaaatattatttagaaaatttttatagaagaaaatcTCTTAAAATTTGAATCTCCTCTTTATACTTCTCATCACTTGGAGTCTCCAATATAAAAACCTTTTCATCCAACCTCTCATCCTCCATAAAAAACCTAAAAGCATCAATCCCAATTTTACCCATTCCCAAATGTTCGTGTCTATCCTTTCTAGAGCCTATTGGATGTTTGCTATCGTTGAGGTGTATGACTTTAATAGTGTCTAGTCCGATAAGGTTGtctattttggatattaggTTGTCGTATTTGTGTTGTGTTCTGAAGTCGTATCCAGATGCGAACATGTGACATGTGTCTAAGCAGAATCCAAACCTATCTTTATTACCAATATTActattagtagtattattagtactagtagtatttaaattactattattactattactatgagaatttaaatatttcttatcaatgttatcataaataactttaagaTGCTCCAACTTATACGGCAACACACTCCCCTGCCCTGCCATAATCTCCACCACCAAACACACCTTTGAAAACTTATCGAGAGTTTTATTTATCTGGTTGGCCATTTCAACTAAGGATTTAGTAACACCCATCTTATTAACATCTGATCCAGGGtggaatatgtaatattttatgttgagTTTTTCAGTCATTTCTATGTCGTCGTAAAAGTTTTCTAAAGTGTTTTGTTTTAGGTTTATGAGGTTTGTTAGATAGTTTCCGTGAACAACACAAGAAATTTTATTAccagtattatttaaattagtagtagtattattagtattattattagtattctgaagctttttaaatttctcaatatcattttcagatatttttgattttgaatatttcaatggtgcttttgtaaatatttggcAGGTATCTgcattcagtttttttaaaattataggtAGTTCACAAATACCTTTGGAAATTGAAACGTGTGATCCTATTCTTTTCATGTTAAGAgagagaatttaaaaaataaaaataaaaaaattatttataaaatttataaaatataataatactaataatattaataatataatacaatttaataatactaataatacaatttataaattataataatacaacttaataatactaataatataatttatttttatttttattttttttaatatctaaaatatactatttatactaatattaatataatttatactaatattataaatagtattatagatataattatttattattaatactactaATACAGGCAGCTTCATAccaaaatatcatttcttcataaacatcaatttttttaaaatctactaaataaattttactattatttccaattctacaatttattttatataatccacactcttttattactaaatttaaattagtattaatattattagtattatttatattagtagtattagtattatttatatttatagtatttaaattaataacagaAAGTCCAGTAAAATCAGCAACTTcaaacgaatatttttttattttatgaattaatccACAAATTTTGAACATGTTTTGCTgtaaatttggttttattaaacatatttttttaaagtttctataAAAGTTGGTTTATAGAAATTGTTATCAGTACATTTACTAttaccatatttattattactatatttattattactattagtattattactactattactattattattcatttttattataactaataatattttgtataaaaaataatttaaataatattaactataattattataatttattaatattaaataattataaattatttttatctattaaaaaaaatattttataaaaatttaaaagataaaaaaatgaaatcaacaCTAATCCAAAACAACAACACATTCTCACAACCTATACATACAATCTGCTGTTCTAAAAATTTTCTAACATACAGTTACGATAATATTTTAGCAATTAGTAACAAAgctaatattacaaattttataaaatttccgtTTGATtcgaagataaaaaaattttaaaaaaaataaccaatagaagttataattatagtaattgtaataatattaatactaataatactagtagtaattataataatagtagtAATTATAAAGATgatgaaaatgtattaataattcaaaCTGAAGATAAGTTAAtagaatttaatattgaaaagtttagttataaatgtttatttaataatagcataacagattttgcaatttttaaaaattctattattgttatttatgtaggaaatatttgtaaatatttagtagatacatctaataatataaatactattaatttagatattaatttaaatttagataattcaaattttaaaaaattttttaaaaagaaaaattcgagAATCTTCGGATTTCCTaatgttcttttttatcatcacaaaaaagtatttttatttttacagatttaGAATTACCACCTTACGAACTTTTAATAGATTATACAATAACAAGTATAACTAAGTATTATGatattaatagtaatactagtactactaataatttaaataaaaatatctactgCTTAGGTACATGTAAAGGTATAATACTATTTCTAGAAATATTCCAAAACTCAATAACAATAACACAAACCCTAAAACTAAGAAACTCACCAATCTACGTAAAATCCATCAACAATAACATTTACATAACAGGAGCAAACACCGGCACCTCATCACTATCAAAATCACTATCAGACTCTAGAATAGGACTTGTCAAGaggtttttaaataattttagatttgtTGAACAAGTGACTAGTCATTATTCAGTTTGTAGTATGGATGAGTTAGATGGGTGTTTGGTTAGTGGGGGTAGGGATGGTGCTATTGTTGTGTATGGGGAGGGTGGGATGTTTAGGAAGTATCAaaaaatttttagcaaaaagaatttttttatctaaataatttttataatagtaataatattagtaatttaagtattaataatagtaataatactactactaataTTACTAATActactaatttaaataatactagtaatttaaatttaaataatagtaataatactgataaattttttattgaacaaaataaaaattttattaatagaaagaggagtaatagaaaatttttaaataataccaataatactaatattatcaatagtagtaataaaaataaattattagatataataaaattagaagataatattttagatttattaatttttgaaaatgataaaatttttatttcttctaaaaaggagtacttctaattaaaattaataaaaattttattaataataaaaatagtaataatatatctagtagtaataatattaaaaatagtaataaaaaaataatgaggaattaattttagttaaaaaaaaattaatgaatgtttttatgttaaaactTTGGAATATTTCTAATTTCATAATTGGAATAACACCTTctaaagaattaataatattagacGGTGAGAGTGGTGATAAActttttagtacttttttttataattataaccataataataatatttataattgtaataattcaatattttttgtgaacctgtgttttataattctaaaatacattttggaaggttggtaattttttatgattctgttaataaaaagtttgtagAATGTGAAGAGAGTTCTGAAATATTCATTgagaattattcaattttaaattttaacaataatactaataattttaataataatactaatttagataataataatttaaatttagataatttaattatttattataaaactgaaaataataaaactaaattttttaagaaaaataataaaaatttaaaaataatttagaaaataataaaaataataattctttaattgaattatttaaaataccaaaactttttattaattacaatttttatactaatactactaatttaaatagtaaaaatttaaataataataatttagatactaaaaatagtattattaataaaaatactttaggtttaaaattaattctaacaacaaatgatacaatttataaatacgaTATATTAACAAACAAAGTAGAATCTAATAATTTACTacctgttattatttttaattctaaattttataaaaataatttttttattctttctgagaattttagtaaaattaaaaaaattatagaaaaagtgTTCATGAGAATAAATTTGGAACTAAGtagaaatactttaaattaataatattatttataataatactaaaattaatactatttataatattatatataatactaaaatttatattaattaaaaatattactatattaatttattttaatatttagataataattttatatttaaatttattaaatctcCTTCTTAACTCAAAATACTCCTcacacataaattttttatcttttgcataatttaataactttttaattttaaaaatatttttttttctttcatcaaaaatttaattttaaaaaacagatAATTTTTATCTTCCAATATTAAAGAATCTTTCAAATCCAAATTGcttaattctttatttagtaGAATGCAGTTGtagattaaattttgtttgattttttctaaaattggaAATGTTTTTTCTGATAGgcatttatagttatttataagaagttttttgctttttcaaaGTTACTATTagtactatttatattattagtattattagtactatttatattattcatttgttgAAGTGcttctatataaatttttttaaatttttatattcaaattctgAAATAGTTtcttctatttcatttttttgattgtttattgatttgaattctattttcatattataaattttattattttttttttaatttataaatattttaaattttttatttacttaaaaaggaaatattcttaaatgtataattatatttataatatataactaatatactctattaatattaataatgttaataatatttaaattaaatatttataatatttctaaatatttctaaagaatatttttttctaaaaattctgttaaattaaaatttggaaacTCTGCTCTAAACCTccaattaaaagtaatataaacaTCCATATCCAAATAATCCTTATAAGTTGCAAAATATCCACTATTCTTTAATTCAACAAGTTTTTCAGCACTACAAAATATGttggttatatttataaaatcgtTGTAGTTCATTTTTTCGCCTTCTAGAAATAAAATTGCAgagatttttgaaagaattttaaaattctcaATATCCATGtgagtattattataattagtagtattagtatagttattattagtagtagtatagttattattagtagtagtatagttattattattagtattagtagtattattactattattaatattaaaatgactcctctttcttactaaaaatattttatcagatAAAGTTATACTACTAACAACATTTCTCTGAGAAATACCCACAACATCGAAATTAtctggatttatttttgtttttagactTTTTATCAGTATGGCAAATTCAGTGAGATTTAGGTTGTATAATTTTTGGAGTTCGAGTCTTAAAAGTGGTTTTGGGTGGAATTCGAGAAGTAgagagaatattttattttcagttttatcatcatcttttaaatttaataaattactattatttatattattatctatactatttatattactattattatttattatagttatattattatcttcttcttgggacatatattatttattattatatatttttaattttataaaataaaaaaattaaaaattttattgaattaaaaaaaaataaaaattattaaaattattaaaaaaataaaaaattttattgaatttaaaaagagaaggaaagaaaaataaaataaaaagaatgacaACAACagaacacaaaaatgacaaaattttaaaactactCCACACagcaaaacaaaacaactcCAAACAACTCTACGCAGACTCTGCTACCGACTACAGCGAAGCTTTAGAACTTATGACCAAAGTACCAGACACCTCGCCGAGGAAgtgtgaaatatttttggaatatgcAGAAAGTTTGGTTAAGAATTTTTGTCTGGAGTCTGCGATGAGGTATGAGAAATTAATGACAAAAAGTATAACAGGTGGTAATAATAGTAGTAGTAATACTAGTACTAATTTAAATACGAATAGTATAGTTCCAGGTGATGAAGATGATACAGATCTTGAAATTGCATGGAACGTTCTTCAAATATCTTTGAACGTTTACAAAAAACTTAAAGATAGAGAAAAACTATTCAAATGTTATTTACTCATTTCTGAAATTCATATGCTAAACAACTGTTTTGAAGATGCTATTAATGAATACTCAAAAGCTCtactaattacaaatattagtaatagtagtagtaataataatagtaatattgtaattaacaaccaaaaaaacgagaaaattttagttttgaagAATATGGCAACATGTTATGAATATGTAGATGATGCAAAATGTAGAGAGTATTATCAAATGGTTATTGATTTATCTGATACTaaggaagagaaaaaagaagtagaagACCTTTTAGAGTATTATAATGCAAGAAAGGAGGTTAGAGAACAGTTGGATGCACAAAGAAATAAATCTAGaggaaatgtaaataataatattagtaataatagtaatagtagtaataatactaatattgttaataataatgaagaagagGAAGAGTTTGTTgatatttcagaaaaattaaaaaaattaaaaattttaaatataaaatataaaaattttttaatattttattattatattctattagttagtatataattattaatataatattaataatatatatgtatgtagtaattttaaaattttttaaaaaataaaatgataatactaataataatactaatagtaacagtatta comes from Lepeophtheirus salmonis unplaced genomic scaffold, UVic_Lsal_1.4 unplaced_contig_12271_pilon, whole genome shotgun sequence and encodes:
- the LOC121130811 gene encoding probable endonuclease 4, translating into MKRIGSHVSISKENFYDDIEMTEKLNIKYYIFHPGSDVNKMGVTKSLVEMANQINKTLDKFSKVCLVVEIMAGTNNTTNSNIGNKDRFGFCLDTCHMFASGYDFRTQHKYDNLISKIDNLIGLDTIKVIHLNDSKHPIGSRKDRHEHLGMGKIGIDAFRFFMEDERLDEKVFILETPSDEKYKEEIQILRDFLL